tcctgttcctgagtgaatactgacgaaacgtattcattcagtgtctccccaatctcttcagcctccacacacaacttcccattgctatccttgactggacctattcctaccctagtcattcttttattcctgatatacctgtagaaagcctttgggttttccctaatcctaccaactaaggacttttcgtgtcccctccttgctgctcttagctgtCCCTTTAGATCCTtttggctaccttataactctcaatcgccgcaattgaaccttcatgccttatctttacataggccgccctcttccctttaacaagggattccaatttcttattaaaccacggctccctcacacgaccctttcctccctccctGCCACTACAATgtttcctccagatcattaataGCTAGCTCGTTCCTCTTCAGTTTTCCACTTGAAGACAGGTATCTATCTATTGCTAGAAAAGCGTTGAGTTCACGACCAGATTTTATGCGGAGTATGGGACCAAGACTTCCTCAGTAATGGCTGGGATCAAATCTCTTGCTGTTGGCATTAATTTGCTAACATGCGAGTTGATTTAGCCCTTTGGCGTTATTAAATTGCACACTGTAACCTATAtagtgtattttacattgagtgATATTATTTAAAAATGAAATGAGCATTTCTTGCTAAATATTATTATACCACGTTTAATGATGCTGAGTACTTTATCTTTCAGTTCCTTCATAAACTCGTGTGAATAATcaaactttttttttacttttaatGTGCATTGCATATTAGTCGGGCATAATCAAACGCTCCTCCAACATTATTCATGACAACTGCTTAATTGATCCATAATCTGGCAGAAGAAAACATCCTTCATTGCCAGTCGTGGATGGATATTAGGAGAGTCACCATTATGTTCGCAAAGCAGTGCATGTTTGAAGTATTCATCTTGTTGCACCAACATTTCTGTACTGACACAAGAGAAGATACTTGAAAGTTTTCTTGAAATTGTTATTACAGAGTGCATAGCAGGCTGGGTTGACAGTACTGTTAATGTAACAGAGCCAGTATCCAATTATCCAAACTGGATTGGGGACACAGATTGAACAAAAGGTTTTAATGAACACGATAACATGGTATGGGGTCCATGTTATAATAAATGCCAGGAGAATTGCGAAGATAGTTTGAGTCACCCTCATTTCTCGGGTTGTAATGACCTTCTTCTTAGCAGTAGTCTTGGTCACGGTATTGATTTTATCAtcagctctgatttctctgcctGCCCCATTCTCGCTAATGATGGTTGGTATTATTTCTGAATTAGTTGAACTGTTATTGTAGTTTTGTGATTTGCGAGCTATCTTTAAACAAAATAGTTTGCAAAATTCCTTAATGAGCCAGCTTTGCACACTTGGAAGATTTGTTCTCTGTTGCATCATTCCTTGTTTCATCTGGTTTGTTGGGAACCCACTGACAAAAGTGGGCTCATTGAAGAACTCTGGCTCCTTTTCTTGGGCACAATTAGAATTCGTTATTTTATCATTTTGCTCTTGGATGTGGGAAGTACCGTCATCCACATTGGTTTTGCTGTTGCCATTCAATTTTATCATTTGACTGGGACAAACACTGTCCTTGCTTGACTCTGACATCTTCTTATTCTCTTTTATTCGACACTTGCTGGCTCGAGATATATGTGCATACAAGATCACCATGATAGTAACAGGGAGATAAAATGCAACTATCGTAGTACCAAAAGTAACAACAGGATTTGAGAGGAACTGAACATAGCACTCGCCATCACTAACATTCCGTTCCCCTGTGATAAGCTGCCAGACGAGAATGGGAGGAGTGAACATAATAAATGGTAACATCCAAGAAGTCGCAATCATTATCATTGCCCTCTTAGTTGTTCTCCTCAAAGGGTAGCTATGCGGTTTGGTCACACAGAAGTAGCGGTCAAGGCTGATCACTAGGAGGTTCATAGCAGAGGCATTACTGACCAGATAATCGACAGCAAGCCATAAATCACACATCATTGGGCCCATGGACCAGTGACCTATTACAATGTAAATTGTGTATAGATTCATGGAGAACACACCTACAATCAGATCAGCGCAGGCTAAACTGAAAATAAAGCAATTATTAATAGTTTGTAATTGTTTGTTGACTTTAATAGAACATATGACCAGAATGTTTCCTATTATGGTCACTAAGCTTAATGATCCTGTTACAATCACAACGAACACCAATTTAAGCGTTTTGTAAGAAGTCCCTTTTCCACTATCGAGCCAACCAGCTGAGTTACTGAGAGAATCATTTGCTTCTGTTCCATTTTCCGCTATCCGATTCTGATGCGCAGTTTGTGCTGATAAAACATAAATGTTGAAGTTAAATAAAAAGATCAATAAAGCATTTTGATTCCAGATCGTTCATTGAATTCTAATAGGAAAGAACAAACAAAGCAAGCGGCTCTTATAAACGTGAAAAACCTTCTCAGTGCCTGGGTTTAATTCGAAGCGACGTCACGGGGCATTAAATCTAAATTGATTGCAATTTGATATTAATCAGGCGTGTTAGCTTATTTACATTGCTCCAAAATGCCCGAATCAGGAATGTTTTCCTTACATTTTGAGTCGTCAACATTTAATAATTTTGAGTTGTTAGAATTTATGTATCAGCAGCAAATAATCATTTACACTTATTCAATTCAAGCGAGTAGCGGAGAGTTACTGTTGAACAGATGACCCGTAATAACCCgtcctgacatacacacacaaaacaaacACGTACGATACAATCTAATTAGCTCTCAGATCACGGCAGAAAAGAGGCTCATGTTTTGAGCTCGAAACCATAGAGGGAGGGAGAAGCCTGAGTTTGAGTCAATTCATCCTGTAGTTATCCTTTTGATCAGTTTTCCTGAGATCTCAGTTCAAGAGGGAAAGTCCCACTGAGCACGCTTGTAGGGCATGTGACTGGCAGCAATGAACATTACATATTGGAAGACGCAGAATGTTGGATTATCCCGGTGTTTTCCTGTGAAAATGATGCTTCTGCAACAATTCCGCCCACAGAGCAATGCTGCAAAGATCCTCAAAACATGGACCATACGTCCATTAAGCAGCTCCGAGGTGAGATTTAAaggtttgcatgaatgaacggaAAACGACAGAATGATGATGGCTTATCAGCAACGGCAATTCGTCGTTTCTCTGATCACATAGCTGCCATGTTTTATGAATACAGCGCTATAAACAGGCGAGGATGATTGCTTCTCATGGATTTTCTTATTGCTGAGTAGAATTGAAATAGCAAGGTATGATGTAACTATTCTTTACTGAAGCTGGTGCTGCAAAAGTACCTAATATCCCAATCACTACATGTGAATATCTAAATAAATAATATTACATCGATTTATATTCACATTAGGAACAAATGGAAACAAAAacggaaattactggagaaactcaacatctgtagagagataTCAGTTAACATTTCCGGACCAGTCAGCTTTCTTGAGAAAGGAAGAAGCACATGTCTGCTAGTTTGAAGTTGACGTTCCAGAGTGTTAAATGTCCTGAGGTTTGCTGCAGAAAAGGGTCCTCAAATTTAGTGCCAAGAATGAAATTCGGCCAAAGCTGGGCATTGTATTTAAATCGATGTTTATACATGAGACCAGGGGAACATATTGAACCATGTACAAAAACATGGGGAATGGAGCCAAACGGACTTCTGTTTTTCAAGTAGACAAAAGAGACATGATAGAGCAAATCATCTTGGGTTGTGCTGCATCATTCTGTTTTCTGCTCGTTACTTAAATCGTCAATAGACTTCAGTACGAAATTGTCAAACTGTAGCTACAAAATCGTGTCCCTGGTGATGCTCGTTTCCTGCTCATTAATCTTTTAGTCTTGTTTTTGAATAAACACTATTCAGCGCAAATTTTCCATTCGACAGTGGGTTCCATTTAAGAAAGTAAATGCCGAGAATTATGGGtatgcactgtttgaaagctcaACACACTGttgtctaatttttttttaacgcTTTACCAAGTTCGGAATGGATGTAGGAAATAAAAGCCTCATTTGCAGTGAAAGATATATTAATAATTTAGAATGAAACATTGTGTTATTATGATAAAAAAATCAATGCATGCTTGAGTTTTTTTAAATCCACGATATTCGTGGCTAGCTTTTCTTCTACAGAATTTAACTTTAAAGCatcttttttttttctaatttcctCCTTTAATTTTGTCAGAAAACAACCAAGCAACTGCCTGTCTTATCTGCTTGAGGACGTCGCAAGATTCCTTTGATGTTTTGCAATGCACAAACTGGTGTCGAGTAAAGGGAAGGTAAAGTCACAATATATTGACCGATTTTTTGTGAGGTGCTTTCTTCAGTCCATTCATTCCCCCAAACAGATTGCAAACATGTGAAGCAATTTAAGATAGAAATACATTGTGCGTTTGGGCTTGACTGTTGGTGGCATTGTACCATCCAGGGAATGCTTCTATAAGATCACTTTCGTCTGTAAGCTCTTTATAGCTCCCAGGAAACCATTCTCTTTTCTTGAAGGATTTAGACCGTGTCTAGCACATTCATagcccaggagaaagtgaggactgcagatgctggagatcagacctgaacatgtgttgctggaaaaacgcagcaggtcagtcaacatccaaagagcaggagaatcgatgtttcggacatgagcccttcttcaggaaagattcattcctgaagaagggctcatgcccgaaatgtcgattctcctgctctttggatgctgcctgacctgctgcgcttttccagcaacacattttctgcccACATTCATAGCCCACTCCGCATACCAGCAGATGCCCTTCTCTTGGACATATTTAATCTAGTTTCCTGTTCATTACCTGTCCTGTACATTAATTGTAGACATGTCCATCCGTCTGCATCATAAGGAGCTTCATGTTCTAACTGCTGCGCGATCAATTAACATCCCGAGTTTTCTCTCAAACAATGTATTTTTTGCATCGTCATGATCGTTTTGACATGTAAAATGATTTTGAAAATCAAAACCGTTAACTGTTTTGAAGTCTTCTGACTTTGCATTTCACCCGTGTTTCATTATTTTCTAGAACTTTATTTGTACAATCGATTCTGTTCATTTTTATTCTCAATCTATTTTTTCTTTGCATCGATTGTTTTTCCCTTGGCGTTTAATTCTGCTCTTCAACTCTCCTTTCGCTGTCCCTTTTGGAAGGTTCTTCTGCTGACAAACCTCATAGTTATTGTTCTATTCGTGCAAACATTAGCCTGGAAAGTACTTGTATAATGTAGTCACTGTTCCATATATCGGACAAATATGGCTGATTTGCCCACAACAAAATTGTTCACTCAACATTGTGTTAATATTCGTATTATCAGGTTGTGTGATGCTGATGGAAAGAAAATTACTGACCATGGTACAATGTGTACCTCCCCTGTTCATCAACAACAAAATTGCAAGGGAGCGTTTGCATCATTTTTAGCCTGCATCCAGATCGCAGTTGATTAATCCCACCAAAAGGAACAGTTCAGTATTTCAGTTCTGATCATCTGGGAATGTAGTACCGACTCTCCAGCAGTGCAGTACTCCATCTTTACAGATAATCAGAAGGTGGAATAGTTCGTCATTGATGATCCAACGACAGTGCATTATGCATCCAATACCTCTCCTCTGACAGTGTAATACTTCTTTAGTAATGACCTTTATATAACCCTTTATACATCCTGATGAACCTATTCTGCAACCCCGCCAAAGATTCTACGTTCTTCTGGTCTTATAATAGCCAAAGCTTTGTGCAATTTTCCAATCGTGGCAGATTAAATTTCTTTACAGCTGGAACATGACTTGCGAAATTTTACAAGCTACGCCTTGAGTGATGAAGGAAAGTTTGCCATTTGCCTTCTGGAAACTTATCCACATATGCTGCCACATCCAGGGAACTTTGGACGTGTATGCCGATAACCCTCTGAATGTTAATGTTTCTTAGAGTTCTGTTATTTACCGTATACTACCGTCCAATTTTAGACATTCTAACATGCATCAGATCGCATTTCATCAGAGTAAATCTATCTGATTTTTCTTTGCCCAAGTTTCCTACATATCTGTATTCTTTGGCAATCGTCCTCAGTATTTGTAGCTCCCTCATTTTGTGTATTCTACAAACTTCCTAATCAGACGACAGACATTCTAATCCAAACGATTCATGCATTGATCGCAAACAGTAGggatcccagcactgaacccAGTGAAAGAAATGAAATTTATAACTAATGTAAATGTTGCTTAATGTCTCTGATGTGTTTAGTCTGCTCTGTACTGTCTCCCTCTATTCTTACAAATGATATAAACGCGTTTTATTTTTGTTCATAACATTTAATCAGCAAAGAGCTTACCTTTAATATCGTGATTCGGAGATGCCTGTATTGGACTGAGTTGTACAAAGtgaaaatcacgcaacaccaagttattgtccaacaggtttaattggaagcacgagttttcggaacgctgctccttcatcaggtgctgtggagtacacaattgtaagacaaagAATTCCtcgcaaatgtttacagtgtgatgtaactgaagttatacattgaaaaaataccttgattgtttgttaagtctctcatctgttagaatgactatgatagtttcacttctttcatatctAAATCTCAAAacgtttttaaaaattacattctcaggttaactgtaacaattggtgtcggCCCAGATAAGATATCAGGATGTTGAAGATGTTAGCATCCCTGTGTTCCctttctgtgccataatgtttaggcgGATTCTAAtataaaaagtgagttaacagagtcttatatggattcatgcagttttgagcgaagtgcaatgtaactctacgagtacaaattcaccccacaaacgtttGTGTATTGGATGTAGGGttgttcgctgagctgcaaggttcatttccagacattttgttcccttactagataacatcttctcGGGAATGGCTTTTTAATtagatgtttgggtttccttgggttggtgatgtcatttcatgagGTGATGTTATGCAGAGACTTGAGCAAACAgatctgccaaccatccaaccaaaaCTCTGGGTCCGCTACCTGGATGACACTATGGTCATCACTAAACGAAATAAGTTAGAGgaaaaccttcaagaccatcaataatacatTACTGGCataaattcactaaagaggaggaaaacaacaaaaaCCTACCATTCCTAGAcctcacagtagagcgaacagctaATGTGGAACTTCAAATCagcgtctacagaaaaacaacacatacaggcCAAATAttaaactacagaagcaatcatcccaacacccacaaatgaaacTGCATCAGAATATTATTTCAACGAACCAACacatactgcagcacagaggaacgaGGCAGAGTAGAGGAAAGTCACCTATACCGTGTATTAAAAAAGAATGGGTactcaatgaacacagtccaccaatGTCTCAGCAACAAAcgcaaacaagcagacaaaacatgtacagacaccctagccactctccccgacattaaagacatctcggaaatgactgcctgACTATTCAGACCCCTTGGCACCATGGTAGTCCACAAAACCACCAACATGCTAAACAGCAGCGAATGAAATTGAAAGACCCTATAAAGACAATGAGCAAAAGTAacgtaatttacaaaataccgtgcaaggactgtaacaaacactacattggacaaacaggcagaaaactagccaccaggatacatgaacaccaactagccacgagaAGACATGATCCTCTCTCCTGAGTATGCTCACGAGGAAGGACACCTCTTCGACTTGGACAACACATGCATCATAGGACAAGCCATATAAAGACTTgcacgagaattccgagaagcatggtattccaattggaactgtatcaacaaacacatcaaattagaccccatctaccactccctgaagaatggaagagaaagtgacttcaccacaggaaataacatcaccagaggaaatgactcaccaacccaaagaaacccaaacatataaatggaaagcaggaattttcagcattgcttcgcctggggtccactgaagattttacctagtaaggtaacgtaACATCTGGAAACGAAcgtttcagctcagtgagcaaacctatatgcaaaacctcaacctgagctactcAGTTTAAAAGTATTGTgcatgtgggtatgtgtgtgcgtgtctgggatGGGGAGCAATGAGCGTCTGTGAGAGATAGTGTATATGTTTGTATGAGTGtaaagtgtctaagtctgtgagaggatgcatgtgtgagtgtgggtgtatgtgcgtctgtaggaatgtgtgtgtgcctctggTGGGGAGGTTGTGACtgtatatgtgcgtgtatgtaagtgtaaaggggtataagtctgtgagagggtgcatgtgtgagtgtgagagtgtgtgtgtctgtaggagtgtgtgtgtacgcatctggggtgggggttgcaaGTGTCCGTGTGagaaggtatgtgtgtgtgtgagtgtaaagtggtctaagtctgtgagatggtgcatgtgtgagtgtgggagtgtgtgcctGTAGGAGTGTATGTGAGTCTATGTGCGTGCCTGTGTTTagggctgtgtgtatgtgtgcgtgtgcatgtgtaggagtgtctgtgtgtgtctagtgcaatggtggtcccctgtagtgtgacatgatccAAAGGCACCGGTTGAGGAacccctatgggtactgaacttagctatcagcctctgctcggccactttttgctGCTCCCTGCCCCAAactccaccttggaggatggtcacccgaaggtccgaggtcgaatgacctggaccactgaagtgttcttcAACTGGGAGGAAACACTTctctctgttgattgttgtgcagtgcccattcatcggTTTCCATAGCCTCTGTTTGGTTTCACAAATATACCATGCTTCAGAACATCATTGcttgcagtgtatgagatagacaaaattggctgagtcgcatgagtacctgccagacacatggtgggaggtgttgcCATGCGTAatgtggtatccatgtccacactctgacatgtcttgcagcgcctattgttacagggttgtatggagttgtcctgaatgCCGGGctgtttgctgcaaacaatgatctgtttgaggtttggtgatcGTTTAAAGGCGAGCAGTGAAGGAGTGCAGAacgtcttggcgaggtgctcatcttCATTAATAATGTTCTTCAGGTGGCGAGGATCATAGCAGAGATTTTCGGCTccagggaagtactggacaacaaagggtaacctgtcggttgcagcacgtgtctctttcttgaggaggtcattacaaCTCCTTGCTGTGGCACTTTGGAACTGGTGGTTGATGAGTGGAGCATCATATCCCATTCTTATGAGGACATCCCAGAGTATATCCAGATGcccatcacgttcctcctcatcagagcagatccggtgtatgcgtagggcttttccataggggatggctgttttaataagttttgtgtggaagctggagaagtgtagcattatgaggttgtctgtgggtttgccgTACAATGTGGTGCTAACATGCCCATCCTTGCTGGAGATGCAGTGTCCAAGAATGGGAGAAGAGAGTAGTCCATTATGAGTTTGATAGTTGgctgaaacttgttgatatctcTGGGTAggtttatcagtgactcctcgccatgggccCAGAGGGAGAagatgtcatcaatgtacctggtgtattaTGTTGGTTAGAGGTCCTgtgtagagaagaagtcttgttcgtaCCTGCGCATGAAGTTGCtagcatattggggtgcaaatttggttaccatggctgttccatatgtctggatgaagaactggttgtcaaaagtGAAGACATtgtgattgaggataaagcagatgagttgtaggatggtgttctGAGATTGTCAGTttttggtgttgagtactgaggctgtttcTACGATGGCATTATTGTAAgcatgctggtgtagagtgctgaaacacCCAAAATAATGAGGAATGTTCCCAGTTCGACTGGTACGTgcatgctgagtttctgtaagaatgTTGTACTATTGCGACGGAAGCTGTGAATCCCCTGTACAAGGGGTTTCAAAATGCCGACAacatagccagagagattctcacatagggtccGATTGCCTGATACAATGGGACATCCTGGTGTACAGGTTTTGTATATCTTTGGAAAGCAGTAGAAGTCAACTAAACcagaagtacgtgggatgaggaCACGtaggaactctgaaggactggatctaAAATCCTGACAAATGTGTTTCGTTCACAGGTATActctttggtcggatcagctggtagttgcctgtcgtgttcctggttgttcagttatcggtacacttccttgcagtaatctgttctattctgaatgacaatggctcctcctttatctgctggtttgatgacaatgttgtgattggttttgagagcacgGATGGCGTTGCGTTGTGAACGGCAAATGTTTTGTTCTACCTTGATGGTAAGGCTGATGAACCTGGCATTTGTATACTTCCTGATGGTTTGAGTATGCATGTCAACCACAGTGCAGTGGCCCTCCAGTGGTGTTCAAGTTGACGCCTTTTTGGTAGCTCCTCTACAGATCCCTATGATGATTGTTTCGGTTCATCAGTGGCctcattgggatcactgctggTTCCCTGAAAAACTCCTGGAGTCTCATTCTTCTGATGAATTCCTCTATGTCTGCTGCAAGATCTAAGGGGTCAATTTTGGGCAGAAATTGAGACCCCTGCTCAGGACTTCAATCTTTTCCAGTCGAAGGTTGTGGTTCAATAAGTTGATAACTGATCTCCCCGCAGTCATAATGTTATCCACTGTGGTTCCAGGATGGGCTTGGCTACTACTGGTGAgaatgccaagtttctccagttttTGTTCTTGGTGTGCATGTAAATTGTGTAGTGGTGTTGCCTTGTCTGTTTCACTAACTCCAtgcaaccctgtcacggtaggcactGCAAGACTTGTCAGAGTGAGGACATGGATACCAAAATTACACGTGGCGACATCTCCCACCATGTagatggcaggtactcatgtgactcagccaatgttgtctgtatcatatgctgcaggcaaggataccctgaggcatggtaccTTGGTGGAGCCGAGCAGAGGCCACagcaacatatgaatgggaactgcacaacaattaacagacaggagtgcgccctcccagttggagaatacttcagcggtccaggacattcgacctcggtcCTTTGAGTGAGTTTCCTctaaggtggactttgggacaggcagtagcgaaaagtggctgagtagaggctgatagctaagttcagtaacCATAAGAAGGGCCTTAACCGGGACCTTGTGTTCATGTCACAcgtacaggtgaccaccattgcagtATGCACAcccagacactcctacacactcacacacacatacataaacacactcacacatgaaccctctcacagacttagagcacttcgcactcacacacatatatacactctctctcacagacactctgaaCGCCCCACCCCAGACCtacgtgcacacacagactcacacactcacacatgcatcctcacACAGACTTAGACCtgtatacactcacacacacacattctctcagagACAtttacaccccccaccccagacacacacacacacacaacacacgcacacacatacacgttaacatacacatatacgtttgtAGGGCGAATTTGTAATTGTAGAGTTATATtttaatttgctcaaaaactggacgaatccatgtaagactctcgTAACacactttttagcttagaatcagtctgaacatcatggcacagacaggCAACACAGGGAggcgaacaccttcaacatcttatctgggATGACACCAAATgttagttaacctgagaatgtaattttTATAAAACAAGTTTTGTGAttgacatatgaaagaagtgaaactaccatggtcattctaacagatgaaagatttaacaaactatcaagttatttttcaatgtataatctcagttacatcacactgtaaacatttgctatataTTCTTTATCGTACAATTGTGCACTCCACAAAAAAaccgatgaaggagcaacactctgaaagctaatgcttccagttaaacctgttggactataacctggtgttgtgtgaattttaaactTGATTATCAGTTGCT
This Chiloscyllium punctatum isolate Juve2018m chromosome 30, sChiPun1.3, whole genome shotgun sequence DNA region includes the following protein-coding sequences:
- the LOC140455561 gene encoding muscarinic acetylcholine receptor M2-like, whose amino-acid sequence is MKGLDPFCNSGSHVLHFCTAPVESSIGLRNQSGTINHVAAAAPAAATATANHDATSAPTDLAASAIATQTTAAMIAKKTIADTFAASAGSMAIGNNTVSAFARATSAPSDITHRHNYHPACVSAPTPNSITMPNPATTRSPGSTEMDQWMIYKFIISLGKMYYPLLAIFGVPAQTAHQNRIAENGTEANDSLSNSAGWLDSGKGTSYKTLKLVFVVIVTGSLSLVTIIGNILVICSIKVNKQLQTINNCFIFSLACADLIVGVFSMNLYTIYIVIGHWSMGPMMCDLWLAVDYLVSNASAMNLLVISLDRYFCVTKPHSYPLRRTTKRAMIMIATSWMLPFIMFTPPILVWQLITGERNVSDGECYVQFLSNPVVTFGTTIVAFYLPVTIMVILYAHISRASKCRIKENKKMSESSKDSVCPSQMIKLNGNSKTNVDDGTSHIQEQNDKITNSNCAQEKEPEFFNEPTFVSGFPTNQMKQGMMQQRTNLPSVQSWLIKEFCKLFCLKIARKSQNYNNSSTNSEIIPTIISENGAGREIRADDKINTVTKTTAKKKVITTREMRVTQTIFAILLAFIITWTPYHVIVFIKTFCSICVPNPVWIIGYWLCYINSTVNPACYALCNNNFKKTFKYLLLCQYRNVGATR